Below is a genomic region from Cognatiyoonia koreensis.
CGATCACATCAGTCACAGGTAATTCTGCTGGCGTTTTGCCCGTAGCGGTTTGCAGTTGTTCGGCTTCGACGGCATTCAGGATCAGGAAATCAAGGTAACCAAGCACGGCTTCCACCCGGTTGACCGAAAACGGCGCAGCGGCATAGGCAACTTTCAAACCCATCTTACGTCCCATTTCGGCAGCAGTGCGTTGCAGATTTGTTTCATTCTGCATAACCAGCCAGTCTCCCGTTTCAGCCTCGGCCAACGCGGATTGAAGAACAGCCTGCGGAATCTCATGATTTGCACCCGGATGCAGCACAATCGCGTTTTCGCCATGCGTGTCGACAAGAATGATGGCTTGCGCACTTTCGGTGTCTATTTCAGCAATATTCCGGGTATCAACACCATATTCGAGTAACCGCTGCACCAATTCACGTCCATCCGAACCGACAGCACCGATATGCCGGACCTGTGCGGCGGCGCGGGCAGCGGCGACCGACATATTGGCTCCCTTCCCACCCAGAAACGATTGCCGCGCCGTTGATGCCAACGTTTCGCCAGGCGCGGGGATATGTGGCACGGAATAGACGACATCCGCGTTGATTGAGCCAAGGTTCCAGATCGTCATGGCTTAACCGACCTCGCACGCCGCGATAACGGCCATATTAAGGATGTCATTTACCGTCGAAACGGTTGAGCAGATCTGTACCGGATGACCGACCCCCGTCAGAATTGGGCCAATGACTGTCGCGCCAGCCATTTCTTGCATCAACTTGACCGAAATCGAGGCTGAATGACGCGCTGGGACAACAAGGATATTGGCCGGGCCCGTCAGACGGGAAAACGGGTAGTGTTCTCTCGCCTTGGGATTCAAGGCGACATCAACAGCCATTTCGCCCTCATACTCGAAATCCACGCCTCGCCGGTCAAGAACATCAGGCGCAATGTGCATTTTCTCTGCGCGTTCAGAAACAGGGTATCCGAATGTCGAAAACGAGACGAATGCGACTCTTGGCTCCAGCCCGAGATCGCGCGCTACGGATGCACTTCGCTCTGCGATATCTGCAAGATCGTTCTCGTTCGGCCACTCATGGACAAGCGTATCAGAGATCAGAACAATCTTGCCTTTGTTGAGAACAGCCGTAACGCCCACTGCACCATGATGGGGCTCTGCATCGAATACGTGATTGATTAATTCGAGAACGTGCGCGGATTTCCTGGTCGCCCCGGTGACCATTCCGTCGACATGGCCATGTGCCAGCATCAGCGCCGCAAATACATGACGATCTCGCGCGGCGAGACGATGAACGTCCTGGCGGTCGAAGCCTTTTCGCTGCAATCTCTCGTAAAGAAACGTTTTGTAAGTGTCTAAATGGGGTGTTTTGGCTGCGTTGATCACTTCAAGCTCTGCGAAGGCGTCAGCCAAACCTTCAGCCTCGAGTCGTTGTTCGACATCTGCATCGCGGCCGACAACCAGCGCCTTACCTAGCCCTGATCTCTGATAGAGCACTGCAGCTCGCAATACCCGCGGATCATCGCCTTCGGCAAAGACGACCGTCGATTGGGCAGCGCGCGCTCTAGCGTTGAGACTGCGCAACATTGATGCAGTAGGATCCATCCGGGACTTGAGCGAGAGTTCATATCCCTCCATATCCACGATCGGGCGCCGTGCGACACCTGTTTGCATTCCGGCTTGCGCAACAGCTGTGGGAATTCGGTGGATCAGACGCGGATCGAAAGGGGTTGGAATAATGTAATCTCGACCAAATGTAAGCTTGCGCCCATATGCCATTGCAACTTCGTCCGGGACATCCTCGCGGGCCAGATTGGCCAACGCGTGCGCACAGGCAATCTTCATCTCATCGTTGATTGCGCGCGCATGAATATCGAGCGCGCCGCGAAACAGGTAGGGGAACCCAAGGACGTTATTCACCTGATTTGGATAATCCGATCTACCGGTCGCAACAATTGCATCTTCGCGGACTGCGTGCGCGTCTTCGGGTGTGATTTCGGGATCAGGGTTCGCCATGGCAAAAATAACCGGATTTTCCGCCATATTAGACACCATTTCCGGTGTCACGGCGCCTTTTGCGGACACACCTAAAAAGACGTCACATCCCTTCATCGCGTCATCAAGACTGCGGGCTTCTGTGTTGGCGGCGTGCGCCGATTTCCACTGGTTCATGCCTTCTGTGCGGCCTTGGTAAATGACGCCCTTTGTGTCGCACATGATACAATTATCATGGCGGGCACCCATCGCCTTCAGAAGTTCGAGACACGCAATGCCGGCAGCACCGGCACCGTTTAGTACAATTTTGACGTCCTCAATTTTCTTACCAGAAAGATGCAAGGCGTTGATGAGTCCTGCAGCACAAATCACGGCAGTGCCGTGTTGGTCATCGTGGAAGACGGGTATATCCATCTCTTCCTTTAACCGCTGCTCTATAATGAAGCATTCTGGTGCCTTGATGTCCTCAAGATTGACGCCGCCGAAAGTTGGTCCCATCAGTCGTACCGCATCGCAGAATGCATCGGGATCTTCAGTGTCCAGTTCAATATCGACGGAGTTCACATCGGCAAAACGCTTGAACAGCACGGATTTGCCTTCCATCACCGGCTTGGAAGCGAGGGCACCTAGATTTCCCAAACCCAGTACGGCAGTTCCGTTCGAAATTACTGCAACAAGGTTACCTTTGTTGGTGTAATCATAAGCTGTTGCCGGGTCTGCATGGATTTCTTCGCACGGCACCGCAACACCGGGAGAGTATGCAAGTGACAGATCGCGCTGCGTGGTCATTGGG
It encodes:
- a CDS encoding NADP-dependent malic enzyme, with product MARTKMSREDALTFHLHPTPGKWEVAATVPMTTQRDLSLAYSPGVAVPCEEIHADPATAYDYTNKGNLVAVISNGTAVLGLGNLGALASKPVMEGKSVLFKRFADVNSVDIELDTEDPDAFCDAVRLMGPTFGGVNLEDIKAPECFIIEQRLKEEMDIPVFHDDQHGTAVICAAGLINALHLSGKKIEDVKIVLNGAGAAGIACLELLKAMGARHDNCIMCDTKGVIYQGRTEGMNQWKSAHAANTEARSLDDAMKGCDVFLGVSAKGAVTPEMVSNMAENPVIFAMANPDPEITPEDAHAVREDAIVATGRSDYPNQVNNVLGFPYLFRGALDIHARAINDEMKIACAHALANLAREDVPDEVAMAYGRKLTFGRDYIIPTPFDPRLIHRIPTAVAQAGMQTGVARRPIVDMEGYELSLKSRMDPTASMLRSLNARARAAQSTVVFAEGDDPRVLRAAVLYQRSGLGKALVVGRDADVEQRLEAEGLADAFAELEVINAAKTPHLDTYKTFLYERLQRKGFDRQDVHRLAARDRHVFAALMLAHGHVDGMVTGATRKSAHVLELINHVFDAEPHHGAVGVTAVLNKGKIVLISDTLVHEWPNENDLADIAERSASVARDLGLEPRVAFVSFSTFGYPVSERAEKMHIAPDVLDRRGVDFEYEGEMAVDVALNPKAREHYPFSRLTGPANILVVPARHSASISVKLMQEMAGATVIGPILTGVGHPVQICSTVSTVNDILNMAVIAACEVG
- a CDS encoding ribokinase, with the translated sequence MTIWNLGSINADVVYSVPHIPAPGETLASTARQSFLGGKGANMSVAAARAAAQVRHIGAVGSDGRELVQRLLEYGVDTRNIAEIDTESAQAIILVDTHGENAIVLHPGANHEIPQAVLQSALAEAETGDWLVMQNETNLQRTAAEMGRKMGLKVAYAAAPFSVNRVEAVLGYLDFLILNAVEAEQLQTATGKTPAELPVTDVIVTLGSEGADWYGPNGKLHFDAIKVDPVDTTGAGDTFTGYLLACLDRTQPMAQAIKTATKAAALMVTRHGTADVIPDLLEVQDFRP